The following are encoded in a window of Scophthalmus maximus strain ysfricsl-2021 chromosome 2, ASM2237912v1, whole genome shotgun sequence genomic DNA:
- the lin54 gene encoding protein lin-54 homolog, with product MDVVSPELNSLLPDEIMDTEAIEDVPHSQPEATTVQSEASDDTSVPMETDTPVASEHLSLFSDAASTEHTRALTTSTATDCTFSISSGSQIPISISSSSSPHLNFKSVLTATTTATKTTDSVSVTDCTVSTIGLQKLTAPFTISPANHQIILNKVASSQATEAAKSAGAPPQVIKHEGQKLLVTAIGKPGQPIVLQLPHTGGKPGVSQTSGDAKSQAPQFKVVTIGGRSELKQVMGSPGNQVTTLQAQQLKAVQIAKKTPVSSTAPIKFIITKTVSSKGLSPQTTVSPVIAGRVLTQNSAVMPQRTITLTETHNTSLQSIPGKKIAISPLKTPSKVTVVSVASPTSNSSQKSVTLPVNMALGQQILAVQQSTSVSPVKMAAGQTTVQNLKPVQSVAVGGVAGSQFKTIIPLAHQPNVQQIQVPGSRFHYVRLVTATTASSSGQPSGPSTSSIQTAKPMVVSTGAVRMSVPIVQAQTMKQVAPKPLTSAAQVVTTTQTQQRLIMPATPLPQIQPNFTNLPPGTVLAPAPGGGNVGYAVVPAQYVTQLQQSPFVTLASTGFTAAPGIQTQARLPLNGLSTAETTSRPRKPCNCTKSQCLKLYCDCFANGEFCNNCNCNNCFNNLEHETERLKAIKTCLDRNPEAFKPKIGKGKEGESDRRHSKGCNCKRSGCLKNYCECYEAKIMCSSICKCNGCKNFEESPERKTLMHLADAAEVRVQQQTAAKTKLSSQISDLLMRTTPVISSGSGRLPYTFVTKEVLEATCECLLEQAKKAEQTHQPQAEAERVILEEFGHCLMRIISSAGKAKADCASINC from the exons ATGGATGTGGTGTCACCAGAGCTCAACAGCCTCCTGCCTGATGAGATCATGGATACTGAGGCCATAGAGGACGTCCCTCACTCTCAACCTGAAGCCACCACGGTCCAGTCAGAGGCCAGCGATGACACATCTGTCCCGATGGAAACGGATACGCCCGTGGCTTCAGAACATTTGAGCTTGTTTTCAGATGCCGCTTCGACAGAACACACTCGGGCTCTCACCACCTCCACGGCCACAGACTGTACATTCAGCATCAGCTCGGGAAGTCAaattcccatctccatctccagttCGTCATCGCCCCATCTCAACTTCAAATCGGTCCTGACTGCAACCACAACTGCTACCAAGACTACAGATagtgtgtctgtgactgactgtacTGTCTCTACAATTGGGTTACAGAAGCTCACGGCTCCGTTCACCATCTCTCCCGCAAACCACCAGATCATTCTCAACAAGGTGGCCTCATCACAAGCCACAGAAGCAGCAAAGTCTGCAGGCGCTCCCCCCCAGGTCATCAAGCATGAAGGACAAAAACTCTTGGTCACAGCAATAGGAAAACCGGGGCAACCTATAGTGCTGCAGTTACCCCACACGGGTGGCAAGCCTGGTGTTTCTCAGACTTCTGGAGACGCAAAGTCTCAAGCTCCGCAGTTTAAAGTGGTGACCATTGGTGGGAGATCGGAGCTAAAGCAGGTGATGGGCAGTCCTGGCAACCAGGTGACCACATTACAGGCCCAACAGCTGAAGGCTGTACAG ATTGCAAAGAAAACACCAGTATCCTCCACTGCACCAATCAAGTTCATCATCACAAAGACTGTCAGCAGCAAAGGCCTCAGTCCTCAGACAACAGTTTCCCCTGTCATTGCTG GACGCGTCCTGACACAGAATTCCGCAGTGATGCCCCAGAGGACCATAACTCTAACTGAGACCCACAACACTAGTTTACAGAGCATCCCTGGCAAAAAGATTGCCATTTCACCGCTCAAGACTCCCAGCAAG GTGACTGTGGTGTCTGTGGCTTCACCGACCTCCAACTCCTCTCAGAAGTCCGTAACGCTGCCCGTCAACATGGCACTCGGCCAGCAGATCCTCGCAGTCCAGCAGTCCACGTCCGTGTCTCCAGTCAAGATGGCCGCCGGCCAAACCACCGTGCAG AATCTTAAACCAGTGCAGTCGGTGGCTGTGGGAGGAGTCGCCGGCTCCCAGTTCAAGACCATCATCCCGCTGGCCCACCAGCCGAACGTGCAGCAGATTCAGGTGCCGGGAAGCAGGTTTCACTACGTGCGCCTCGTCACAGCGACCACAGCGAGCAGCTCGGGACAGCCCAGCGGTCCCAGCACCAGCTCCATACAGACAG CTAAACCTATGGTGGTCAGTACAGGAGCCGTGAGGATGTCTGTCCCTATCGTCCAAGCACAGACCATGAAACAG GTGGCACCTAAGCCCTTGACGTCGGCAGCACAAGTAGTAACCACCACTCAGACCCAGCAACGCCTGATCATGCCCGCAACTCCACTACCCCAGATCCAGCCCAACTTCACCAACCTCCCTCCAGGCACCGTCCTGGCACCAGCTCCCGGGGGCGGGAATGTGGGCTATGCAGTAGTGCCAGCACAATACGTTACACAG CTCCAGCAGTCGCCGTTTGTGACTCTCGCCAGCACTGGCTTCACTGCGGCCCCTGGTATCCAGACTCAGGCCAGGCTGCCACTTAATGG TCTGTCGACCGCAGAAACGACATCGAGACCCAGGAAACCATGCAACTGCACCAAGTCCCAGTGTCTCAAGCT ATACTGCGACTGCTTCGCAAATGGAGAGTTCTGCAATAATTGCAACTGCAACAATTGCTTCAACAACCTGGAGCACGAAACGGAACGTCTCAAAGCTATCAAG ACGTGTCTGGACCGGAATCCAGAGGCCTTCAAACCTAAGATAGGTAAAGGCAAAGAAGGAGAATCAGACCGCCGCCACAGCAAAGGCTGCAACTGCAAACGATCGGGCTGCCTGAAGAACTACTGCGAGTGCTACGAG GCGAAGATCATGTGCTCGTCCATCTGTAAATGCAACGGCTGCAAGAACTTCGAGGAGAGCCCGGAGAGGAAGACACTGATGCACTTGGCCGACGCAGCAGAAGTGAGAGTACAGCAGCAGACCGCAGCCAAGACCAAGCTGTCCTCGCAGATCTCAGACCTACTCATGCGGACGACACCTGTCATTTCTAGTGGAAGCGGGAG GCTGCCGTATACGTTTGTGACGAAGGAGGTGCTGGAAGCGACGTGCGAGTGTCTGCTGGAACAGGCCAAAAAGGCAGAACAGACTCACCAGCCTCAGGCCGAAGCGGAGAGGGTGATCCTAGAGGAGTTCGGACACTGCCTCATGAGGATAATCAGCTCGGCGGGGAAAGCCAAAGCAGACTGTGCCTCCATCAACTGCTAG